The following coding sequences lie in one Bacteroidota bacterium genomic window:
- a CDS encoding NAD kinase, translating into MKLAIFGKNIAGEHSPYLRLMLDRLLHAGARLYVYQPFMAPLKQYTGLESVEGLFSSYADLPADATALLSIGGDGTLLDTLPLVRNSGIPILGINTGRLGFLSSVSRQDIDHAMDALVSGRFGIQERSLIQLIQPAALFGDINYALNEATVFRKEATSLIVIQLYVNETFVNSYWADGLIVATPTGSTAYSLSAGGPILTPDSGNFVITPIATHNLSVRPIVIPDSSTIRLKVVGRHTQFTLSMDSRLAVVDQSHELVFQKAPFNIRLIETEGKDFSAPSGKSCCGASM; encoded by the coding sequence ATGAAGCTGGCCATTTTCGGTAAAAACATCGCCGGTGAGCACTCACCATATTTACGTCTGATGCTCGACCGGTTGCTTCACGCTGGTGCACGACTTTATGTGTATCAGCCTTTCATGGCGCCGCTGAAGCAATACACCGGCCTCGAATCGGTAGAGGGGCTTTTCTCGAGTTATGCCGATCTTCCGGCCGATGCCACGGCTTTGCTCTCCATCGGAGGAGATGGAACATTGTTGGACACCCTGCCCCTGGTGCGCAACTCAGGAATTCCTATTCTTGGTATCAACACCGGCAGACTGGGATTTTTGTCCAGCGTGTCCCGTCAGGATATTGACCATGCCATGGATGCCCTTGTTTCTGGGCGTTTTGGCATACAGGAAAGGTCGCTCATTCAGCTCATCCAGCCTGCAGCGCTTTTTGGCGATATCAATTATGCGCTCAACGAAGCCACAGTTTTCAGAAAGGAAGCTACCTCGCTGATAGTCATACAGTTGTATGTGAACGAGACCTTTGTGAATTCCTACTGGGCCGATGGTTTGATTGTGGCCACACCAACCGGCTCAACTGCCTATTCCCTGAGTGCGGGAGGCCCGATTCTGACACCGGATTCCGGCAATTTCGTCATCACACCCATTGCCACACACAATTTGAGTGTGCGCCCCATCGTTATTCCCGACAGCAGCACCATCAGGCTCAAAGTCGTAGGGCGGCACACCCAATTTACCCTGAGCATGGATTCAAGGCTCGCTGTTGTTGATCAGTCGCACGAACTGGTGTTTCAAAAGGCCCCGTTCAACATCAGGCTGATCGAAACCGAGGGAAAGGATTTTTCAGCACCATCAGGGAAAAGTTGTTGTGGGGCCTCGATGTAA
- a CDS encoding BamA/TamA family outer membrane protein, translated as MRWLALSVFLITASALTQAQELPSNGRPADSCLQLPDEQFVVRAILPEGNKVTREHIIMREMEFRQGDTLSLSEFCQLSRKSRQNLLNRGLFNFVDIRTVPFPGKPSEKDVVVDVTERWYVWPFPIFELAERNFNSWWELRDLRRTNYGFFVTINNFRGRMEVLRVLARAGYNQNYYLNYEIPYLNRKQSFGASLETGVALSRETFYAAKNHKYLHYKSLDGFARRQGYFRLTFTFRPEIHNLHAFTLAYENFRFADTLVKLNPEMGFNNQPDFRMFRLAYRLKHDFRDSRPYPLNGHYFELNAEQRGLGLLSNEPAHTNLKATFDLYRPIKPRWNWAFTTTVKTVIGKTEPYQLRRGLGYGNEFVRGYELYVVDGRSFGLFKSNIKYTLVKPQSRQLPVPVTERFSKIHYALYLNALFDAGYVHEPNPWPDNFLQNRLLYGTGLGLDLVTYYDLVWRFELSLNHLRQSGFFLHFVAPI; from the coding sequence ATGAGGTGGCTGGCTCTGAGTGTTTTCCTTATTACAGCCTCAGCATTGACGCAGGCACAGGAACTGCCGTCGAATGGCAGGCCTGCCGATTCATGTTTGCAGCTGCCCGACGAACAATTTGTGGTCAGGGCTATTTTGCCTGAGGGAAACAAAGTGACCCGCGAACACATCATCATGCGCGAGATGGAATTCCGGCAGGGCGATACGCTCAGCCTGAGCGAATTTTGTCAGCTTAGCCGCAAAAGCCGCCAAAACCTGCTCAACCGTGGATTGTTCAATTTTGTGGACATCCGGACGGTTCCTTTTCCCGGAAAGCCTTCCGAAAAGGATGTGGTGGTGGATGTTACAGAACGCTGGTATGTGTGGCCATTTCCGATTTTCGAGCTCGCCGAACGCAATTTCAACAGCTGGTGGGAACTTCGCGATCTGCGGCGGACCAACTACGGTTTTTTTGTGACCATCAACAATTTCAGGGGAAGAATGGAAGTGTTGCGTGTGTTGGCACGCGCAGGTTACAACCAGAACTATTACCTCAATTATGAAATCCCATACCTCAACCGGAAACAAAGCTTTGGCGCATCATTGGAAACCGGAGTAGCGCTCAGTCGTGAGACGTTTTATGCTGCAAAGAACCATAAATATTTACATTACAAGTCGTTAGATGGTTTTGCCCGACGTCAGGGCTACTTCCGCCTCACGTTTACGTTCCGGCCGGAGATTCACAACCTGCATGCCTTTACCCTGGCTTACGAGAATTTCCGCTTTGCAGATACATTGGTAAAGCTCAATCCGGAGATGGGTTTCAATAACCAGCCTGATTTCAGGATGTTCCGGCTGGCCTACCGCCTGAAGCACGACTTTCGCGATTCGCGTCCCTATCCGCTCAACGGACATTATTTTGAGCTAAACGCTGAGCAGCGAGGATTGGGATTGCTGTCGAACGAACCTGCTCACACCAACCTCAAGGCCACTTTTGACCTGTACCGACCAATCAAACCTCGCTGGAACTGGGCTTTTACCACCACAGTTAAAACAGTTATCGGGAAAACCGAACCCTACCAGCTCAGGCGTGGGTTGGGGTATGGCAACGAGTTTGTGAGAGGTTATGAGCTATATGTTGTGGACGGACGCAGTTTCGGCCTGTTTAAAAGCAATATCAAATACACCCTGGTGAAGCCACAGTCCAGACAACTCCCTGTGCCGGTCACCGAGCGCTTTTCCAAAATACATTATGCCCTGTACCTCAATGCCTTGTTCGATGCCGGCTATGTGCACGAACCCAATCCCTGGCCGGACAACTTCCTGCAAAACAGGCTGCTTTATGGCACCGGACTTGGTCTCGACCTGGTGACCTATTACGACCTGGTCTGGAGGTTCGAGCTATCGCTCAATCACCTCCGTCAAAGTGGATTTTTCCTTCATTTTGTCGCGCCAATCTGA
- a CDS encoding CBS domain-containing protein, with product MNAREIVTDGIIPLKTSDTGRMALSWMEDLRLLHLPIVNAEVFLGLISEVDIFAHNNFDDPVGNIELSLPNAFVNESDHLFDVMRMVHAQKLTLVPVVDDNHHYLGSITTQKLIETFAEAYSFNEPGTVIVLEMSVNDFVLSSLARIFEENDTQLLSYFIRYNMESTRIEVNIKTNRMDVGPVLQALNRFNYNVAGVYSNHSDKDDLHDRFAAFMKYMSI from the coding sequence ATGAACGCCCGGGAAATTGTGACCGACGGAATCATTCCGCTCAAAACCAGCGACACCGGCCGTATGGCGCTCAGCTGGATGGAAGACCTCCGGCTTCTGCATCTGCCCATCGTGAATGCCGAGGTTTTTTTAGGTCTGATTTCAGAGGTGGATATATTTGCCCACAACAACTTCGATGACCCGGTGGGCAATATCGAACTCAGCCTTCCAAATGCTTTTGTCAACGAATCGGACCACCTTTTCGATGTGATGCGTATGGTGCATGCGCAAAAACTGACCCTCGTTCCGGTGGTTGACGATAACCACCATTACCTGGGTTCGATCACAACACAGAAACTTATTGAGACTTTTGCCGAGGCCTATTCGTTCAACGAGCCCGGAACAGTGATCGTGCTCGAAATGAGCGTAAACGATTTTGTGCTATCGAGCCTTGCCCGCATTTTCGAGGAAAACGACACCCAGCTGTTGAGCTATTTTATTCGCTATAATATGGAGTCGACGCGCATTGAAGTAAATATTAAAACCAACCGCATGGATGTTGGCCCGGTGCTTCAGGCGCTCAACAGGTTCAACTACAATGTAGCCGGTGTTTACTCCAACCATTCCGACAAAGATGACCTGCACGATCGCTTTGCTGCCTTCATGAAGTACATGAGCATATGA
- the rsgA gene encoding ribosome small subunit-dependent GTPase A has protein sequence MPQGMVIKSTGSWYAVAGDDKQVVMCRLRGKFRLEGIRTTNPVAVGDRVVFEMEPGKDTALITNIPPRTNLIIRKATRLSSAAHIIAANLDYVMLVATITQPRTSTGFIDRFLATAEAYHIPAVLVFNKIDLLETREGQEVLNHMSDIYRNAGYPVIHVSAYTGQNIDSLQQFLKDKVVLFSGHSGVGKSALINRLVPGLNLRTGAISDKHQKGKHTTTFAEAIALPDGGWLVDTPGIKEFGLYDLEKETLAQRFPEMRRLMPHCRFANCTHMHEPDCAVKKAVNDGALASSRYQNYLNMMLNDYSNDN, from the coding sequence ATGCCTCAAGGGATGGTGATTAAATCCACCGGAAGCTGGTACGCGGTGGCAGGGGACGACAAACAGGTTGTGATGTGCAGGTTGCGTGGAAAATTTCGCCTTGAGGGGATACGTACAACGAACCCTGTGGCTGTGGGCGACAGAGTGGTTTTTGAAATGGAACCTGGAAAAGATACTGCACTCATAACCAACATCCCGCCAAGGACCAATCTGATTATCCGCAAAGCTACCCGATTGTCGAGTGCAGCTCATATCATTGCGGCCAATCTGGATTATGTGATGCTTGTGGCCACCATTACCCAACCGCGCACCTCTACAGGTTTTATCGACAGGTTTCTGGCAACAGCTGAGGCATACCATATTCCGGCTGTGCTGGTTTTCAATAAGATAGACCTTTTGGAAACCAGGGAGGGGCAGGAGGTGCTGAACCATATGTCGGACATTTACCGCAATGCCGGCTACCCGGTGATCCATGTTTCTGCCTACACCGGCCAGAATATTGATTCTTTGCAGCAGTTTCTGAAGGATAAGGTGGTACTTTTCAGCGGTCACAGCGGAGTGGGCAAGTCGGCGCTGATCAACCGTCTGGTGCCCGGGCTGAACCTGCGCACGGGTGCTATTTCCGACAAACATCAGAAAGGAAAACATACCACCACTTTTGCAGAGGCCATTGCCTTGCCCGACGGAGGCTGGCTGGTGGATACGCCTGGCATCAAGGAATTCGGACTATATGACCTTGAAAAAGAGACGCTTGCTCAACGTTTTCCAGAAATGCGCCGGTTGATGCCTCACTGCCGCTTTGCCAACTGCACCCACATGCATGAACCCGATTGTGCAGTAAAAAAAGCTGTTAACGATGGTGCCCTTGCATCCTCGCGCTATCAGAACTATCTGAATATGATGCTCAATGATTACTCAAACGACAACTGA
- a CDS encoding PrsW family intramembrane metalloprotease: protein MNSLLLSFVIPLLFTLAALAYLRQKFAFKQWNMIFQSLFFGILSVLVVVLLDQFARTMDWNSLKSLKRTGFYSFVVVGFGAELGKFLVLRYLFLPKKHFYGPVEGVIYSTMISLGFTLAALPLFALGVFSSPARPLFVIFYTLANLAFGVITGFFAGLGKQRRNRLIDSLSGLGTAGFLHGFFYFINLTDEYTIYTLYGLGTLFISAILLVKARNLKNETAVQ from the coding sequence ATGAATTCATTGCTGCTCTCTTTTGTAATCCCCTTGCTTTTCACACTTGCAGCCCTTGCATACCTAAGGCAAAAGTTTGCTTTCAAGCAATGGAACATGATTTTCCAGTCGTTGTTTTTTGGAATACTCTCAGTACTTGTTGTGGTCTTGCTGGATCAATTTGCAAGGACCATGGACTGGAACTCCCTGAAAAGCCTGAAACGCACCGGTTTTTATTCATTTGTTGTTGTGGGTTTCGGAGCCGAGTTAGGAAAGTTCCTGGTGCTCAGATACCTGTTCCTTCCGAAAAAACATTTCTATGGACCGGTTGAAGGCGTGATTTACAGCACGATGATCAGCCTTGGATTTACCCTTGCAGCCCTGCCTTTGTTTGCTCTGGGCGTATTCAGCAGTCCGGCCAGGCCGCTGTTCGTCATTTTCTACACGCTTGCGAATCTGGCCTTTGGGGTGATTACAGGCTTTTTTGCCGGGCTGGGCAAGCAGCGTCGGAACCGGCTCATCGATTCGCTCTCGGGCCTGGGAACAGCGGGCTTTCTACACGGGTTTTTTTACTTTATCAACCTCACCGATGAATACACCATCTACACGCTATACGGTCTCGGAACCCTGTTCATCAGCGCTATTTTGCTGGTAAAAGCCAGGAACCTGAAAAACGAAACCGCTGTGCAATAG